A window from Thermus hydrothermalis encodes these proteins:
- a CDS encoding 30S ribosomal protein S15, with amino-acid sequence MPITKEEKQKVIEEFARFPGDTGSTEVQVALLT; translated from the coding sequence ATGCCCATCACCAAGGAAGAAAAGCAGAAGGTTATTGAAGAGTTCGCCCGTTTCCCCGGGGACACGGGGAGCACCGAGGTGCAGGTGGCCCTCCTCAC